One part of the Ruegeria sp. SCSIO 43209 genome encodes these proteins:
- a CDS encoding LysR family transcriptional regulator, with amino-acid sequence MGLDTDALRLFVAAAERLNISAAGRALGMAPAVSSAKLAKLEQSLGSELLHRTTRKVSLSVEGADFLPFAREIIAQEEAALTALGKQTATIRGTLRFAAPSTFAQLYIAPILPKFLQQHPDLTLDLRLSDMQFDLIEGSYDLALRNAPLVDTSLKGRKLADDRRILCAAPHYLDTYGTPKTPADLKSHHLIAFQNRHLRTLTGKAGEKATFDPAMAKGQLIIDDGQSQVCATLAGAGISLNALWSVYDHLKSGRLMQILPDFEATEDNVLWLIYPKSNVLSPKVRVFMDFLIAEIGSNPPWET; translated from the coding sequence ATGGGGCTTGATACAGACGCGCTGAGATTGTTTGTAGCGGCGGCAGAAAGGCTGAACATCAGTGCGGCGGGGCGCGCTTTGGGCATGGCTCCAGCTGTCTCGAGCGCAAAGCTTGCCAAGTTGGAGCAAAGCCTGGGTTCCGAACTGTTACATCGCACAACGCGCAAGGTGTCGCTGTCTGTTGAAGGTGCCGATTTCCTGCCCTTCGCCCGAGAGATTATTGCGCAGGAAGAGGCAGCACTTACGGCGTTGGGCAAACAAACAGCGACCATCCGCGGTACATTGCGCTTCGCTGCGCCCAGCACCTTTGCTCAGCTCTACATTGCTCCAATCCTGCCGAAATTTCTTCAACAGCACCCCGATCTGACGCTCGATTTGCGCCTGTCGGATATGCAGTTCGATCTTATCGAGGGGAGTTACGATCTTGCACTAAGAAATGCGCCGCTTGTCGACACCAGTCTGAAAGGCCGAAAATTGGCTGATGACCGACGCATACTGTGCGCCGCGCCGCACTATCTTGACACATACGGCACACCCAAAACACCTGCCGATCTGAAAAGCCACCACCTGATCGCTTTCCAAAATCGCCACTTGCGCACGCTAACGGGAAAGGCAGGTGAGAAAGCCACATTTGATCCAGCGATGGCCAAGGGTCAATTGATCATCGACGACGGCCAAAGCCAGGTCTGCGCCACTCTGGCCGGCGCCGGAATATCCCTGAACGCACTGTGGAGCGTGTATGATCACCTGAAATCGGGCCGGTTGATGCAAATTCTGCCAGATTTTGAGGCTACGGAAGACAATGTACTATGGCTTATCTATCCCAAGTCCAACGTATTATCCCCCAAAGTTCGGGTATTCATGGATTTTCTGATCGCAGAGATTGGCTCAAATCCACCTTGGGAAACATGA
- a CDS encoding SDR family NAD(P)-dependent oxidoreductase: protein MTKTILITGSTDGIGLLTAKKLAADGHKVLLHGRSTSKLDSAATDVGGYVETYTADLSDLSAVRELAESVKAKHDKLDVLINNAGVLKAPQTVLANGQDIRFVVNTLAPYLLTELLMPIIPADGRVVNLSSAAQAPVNINALEGSVPLADMEAYAQSKLAITIWTREWAKSLPDAPVMVAVNPGSLLASKMVKEGFGLAGNDMNIGADILIDAALGDRFADASGAYFDNDSGAFANPHAAALDKAHVADVMNSIRGLINQTN, encoded by the coding sequence ATGACCAAGACTATACTCATTACAGGTTCAACCGACGGCATTGGTTTGCTCACGGCAAAGAAGCTGGCCGCCGATGGACACAAAGTACTTCTGCATGGACGCAGTACCTCCAAATTGGACAGCGCTGCCACCGACGTCGGCGGCTATGTCGAAACTTATACCGCTGATTTGAGCGATCTGTCCGCAGTGCGAGAACTGGCTGAAAGCGTAAAGGCCAAACATGACAAACTGGACGTGTTAATCAACAATGCAGGTGTGCTGAAAGCTCCGCAAACTGTGCTTGCGAATGGGCAGGACATCCGCTTTGTCGTCAACACACTCGCACCCTATTTGCTCACAGAATTGCTGATGCCCATCATTCCCGCCGACGGGCGCGTCGTGAACCTGTCATCGGCAGCGCAGGCCCCGGTGAATATAAATGCACTGGAGGGCAGTGTTCCGCTGGCTGATATGGAGGCTTATGCGCAAAGCAAGCTGGCGATCACCATCTGGACCCGGGAATGGGCCAAATCTCTGCCCGATGCACCCGTCATGGTCGCGGTAAATCCGGGATCGCTGTTGGCCTCAAAGATGGTGAAAGAAGGATTCGGCCTAGCCGGGAACGATATGAACATCGGCGCTGATATCCTGATTGACGCAGCATTGGGTGATCGGTTCGCTGATGCGTCAGGTGCCTATTTTGACAATGACAGCGGTGCCTTCGCGAATCCACATGCCGCAGCACTAGACAAAGCACATGTTGCCGACGTCATGAACTCGATCAGAGGTTTGATTAACCAGACCAACTGA
- the acdA gene encoding 3-sulfinopropanoyl-CoA desulfinase: MPHPLVNVAKELAPEFEKRAADWDRSRRYCWQNVGELADAGIMGMTIAKKYGGQGASFLDVTMVVEEIAKACTLTARIVVEGNMGGISAVMGYGNDEQKAFCAQHVLAGDKPAICITEPDSGSAATDMQTTARKQGRTYILNGSKHWITGGGVSKLYLIFARVLDEAGADQGIGGFILFADPMSGDTPKGFTVVGREYTMGLCGMPEAELRFENVEINEKWLVKPPSGLKRGFADLMNAYNSQRVGAGAVAMGVAAGALEHAKRYLVQREQFGRPLAEFQGLQWMLADMDTKVHAARLLLHEAARSRGPNGSQYPDMTMAARAKLFASEMAIKVVSDALQMFGARGYSDREPLERMYRDVRMFTIGGGTAQILRTQIAGNILGIKTPQTRDGYSRLADMERYAAE, from the coding sequence ATGCCGCATCCGCTTGTGAACGTTGCGAAAGAACTGGCCCCAGAATTTGAGAAACGTGCCGCAGATTGGGACAGATCGCGCAGGTATTGCTGGCAGAATGTTGGCGAATTGGCCGATGCTGGCATCATGGGTATGACCATTGCAAAGAAATATGGTGGGCAGGGCGCGAGTTTTTTGGACGTCACCATGGTGGTCGAAGAGATCGCAAAAGCCTGCACCCTGACCGCCCGCATCGTTGTCGAGGGCAACATGGGTGGCATCAGTGCGGTCATGGGGTACGGCAATGACGAGCAGAAGGCTTTTTGTGCTCAGCATGTCCTGGCAGGAGATAAGCCTGCGATCTGCATAACCGAACCTGACTCGGGAAGTGCCGCGACCGATATGCAGACTACCGCGCGGAAACAGGGTCGCACATACATCCTCAACGGGTCCAAGCATTGGATCACTGGTGGAGGGGTCTCGAAGCTGTACCTGATCTTTGCCCGCGTGCTCGATGAGGCAGGCGCCGATCAGGGGATTGGCGGTTTCATTCTGTTTGCCGATCCGATGTCAGGAGATACGCCCAAGGGGTTCACCGTGGTGGGTCGCGAATACACGATGGGCCTTTGCGGTATGCCCGAAGCAGAATTGCGGTTCGAAAATGTCGAGATCAACGAGAAATGGCTGGTCAAACCGCCTTCAGGATTGAAGCGTGGCTTTGCCGACCTGATGAACGCTTACAATTCGCAACGCGTCGGTGCGGGAGCAGTTGCTATGGGTGTTGCGGCAGGGGCACTTGAACATGCAAAACGCTACCTCGTTCAACGTGAACAGTTCGGGCGCCCGCTTGCAGAATTCCAGGGGCTTCAATGGATGCTGGCCGATATGGACACGAAAGTTCATGCAGCTAGGCTGCTGCTCCATGAAGCGGCACGATCGCGTGGCCCAAACGGCAGTCAGTATCCCGATATGACCATGGCCGCCCGCGCCAAGCTTTTTGCGTCCGAGATGGCTATTAAGGTGGTCAGCGATGCGCTGCAGATGTTCGGCGCGCGCGGCTACAGCGATCGTGAACCTCTGGAGCGGATGTATCGCGATGTGCGCATGTTCACTATCGGCGGCGGGACCGCACAGATTCTCCGGACCCAAATCGCCGGAAATATTCTAGGCATTAAAACACCACAGACGCGGGACGGATATTCGCGCCTTGCCGACATGGAGCGTTACGCGGCTGAATAG
- a CDS encoding LLM class oxidoreductase, whose translation MLDKMQPADFAQINVAYNRVFRPGRLSVGLVLPLEAYAVGAEPTLRDHLEAARKAENLGFASLWLRDVPFNVPSFGDAGQIFDPFVYLGALAAVTDRIALGTASVILPLRHPAHVAKAAASADVLSGGRLLLGVASGDRPEEYPAMNQSYDDRGARFRDSFDYIRAVGLDYPERESAQGTLSGGIDLLPKPHGTRLPMIITGGSQQSPDWVAQNGDGWMTYPRNATAQRQVIADYRRRGKEAGQPDKPVMQSLYIDVVADHAAPPRPIHLGFQSGTDFLRSYLREIETLGVNHVALNLRFNQAPIDTTLEHLADTVLPDFS comes from the coding sequence ATGTTGGATAAAATGCAGCCTGCTGATTTTGCCCAAATCAACGTGGCCTATAACCGGGTATTTCGACCGGGACGGCTAAGCGTTGGCCTTGTGTTGCCGCTCGAAGCATATGCAGTCGGTGCAGAGCCGACGCTTCGGGATCATCTGGAAGCGGCTCGGAAAGCGGAGAACCTCGGGTTTGCATCACTTTGGCTGCGCGACGTGCCATTTAACGTTCCAAGCTTTGGTGATGCAGGACAGATTTTCGATCCATTTGTCTATCTGGGTGCGCTTGCTGCGGTGACGGACCGAATTGCCCTTGGAACGGCGAGCGTGATCCTGCCATTGCGTCACCCCGCTCATGTAGCCAAGGCGGCGGCGAGCGCGGATGTGCTCTCGGGCGGACGGTTGCTCTTGGGTGTAGCCTCCGGGGACCGGCCTGAGGAGTATCCGGCTATGAACCAGAGCTATGATGACCGCGGGGCACGTTTCCGCGACAGCTTTGACTACATCCGCGCCGTTGGATTGGACTATCCCGAGCGTGAAAGTGCGCAGGGTACGCTGTCTGGCGGGATTGACCTGCTGCCAAAGCCGCATGGGACCCGCCTGCCGATGATTATTACGGGTGGTAGCCAGCAATCCCCCGATTGGGTGGCGCAGAACGGCGATGGTTGGATGACCTATCCGCGCAATGCGACTGCTCAAAGGCAGGTTATTGCGGACTATCGGAGGCGCGGGAAGGAAGCGGGCCAGCCAGACAAGCCTGTCATGCAATCCCTGTATATCGATGTCGTTGCCGATCACGCCGCACCACCGCGCCCGATCCATCTTGGGTTTCAGTCTGGCACCGATTTCCTGCGTAGCTATCTACGTGAAATAGAAACGCTTGGGGTCAATCACGTTGCACTGAACCTACGGTTCAATCAAGCGCCCATCGATACGACCCTCGAACACTTGGCAGATACCGTACTGCCCGACTTTTCCTAA
- a CDS encoding enoyl-CoA hydratase/isomerase family protein — protein sequence MKYENFQTFDVAVENGIATVTFNFGTVNVQGQEMLADLNSLAMRLERDRETKVVIFQSANPEIWVCHYDTELLKDMSTEAVSREDAQLLDLQSVCERISKVPQATIAKLEGFARGGGHELALALDMRFAARGKYKFMQMEVGMGILPCGGGASRMARQTGLGKALEIILSAQDYDADDAERLGTINKALEPDEIGPYVTALAERIAKFPAESINACKQMVYESIDKPIDEALKAEAYWLYQATSKTPAVKRFTIADEQGLEHDIENQRKWGDLVMQVQDIN from the coding sequence ATGAAATATGAGAACTTTCAAACCTTTGACGTTGCTGTTGAAAACGGCATCGCAACAGTCACATTCAACTTTGGCACCGTAAACGTGCAAGGCCAGGAAATGCTGGCCGACCTCAACAGTCTGGCCATGCGGCTAGAGCGAGACCGCGAAACCAAGGTCGTGATCTTTCAATCCGCCAACCCGGAAATCTGGGTCTGCCACTACGATACCGAGCTGCTCAAGGATATGTCGACTGAGGCCGTATCCCGCGAGGACGCACAGCTTTTGGACCTTCAATCGGTCTGCGAGCGGATCAGCAAGGTGCCACAAGCCACCATCGCAAAGCTGGAAGGGTTCGCACGTGGTGGCGGACACGAGTTGGCGTTGGCGCTCGACATGCGATTTGCGGCGCGGGGTAAGTACAAGTTCATGCAGATGGAAGTTGGAATGGGCATCCTGCCTTGCGGCGGCGGTGCTTCGCGCATGGCACGTCAAACCGGCCTTGGAAAAGCGCTTGAGATCATCCTGAGCGCACAAGACTACGATGCGGATGATGCAGAACGTCTGGGCACCATAAACAAGGCTTTGGAGCCAGATGAGATTGGCCCGTATGTGACAGCGCTCGCCGAGCGGATCGCAAAATTCCCGGCAGAGTCGATCAATGCCTGCAAGCAGATGGTCTATGAATCCATTGACAAACCAATTGATGAAGCGCTGAAGGCCGAAGCCTATTGGCTGTATCAGGCCACAAGCAAAACCCCGGCGGTCAAACGGTTCACCATCGCGGATGAACAGGGTCTGGAACACGACATCGAAAACCAGCGCAAGTGGGGCGATCTGGTTATGCAGGTTCAGGATATCAACTGA
- a CDS encoding CmcJ/NvfI family oxidoreductase, with translation MTRTATVNYHVHKPWRQAFELDAGGIAGNLISPELASTAVALTDARTTSNTVTFASDAVEFALLETQVQDFTGEVWKPTYDAELTAMLSNKLGAREVVVFDHTIRMDDPGATRKPARNVHSDYSKDGAEQRLVDLLGAEAAAEWARGHYAFVNVWRPVDHPINSAPLGFVRPSSVEPSDWILLDLIYPDRNGQIMGLVGNPRHEWIYQSKMTPDEVAIFNIYDNRGAPSIAHSALDMVEDSNVNTIRKSIESRTLVRY, from the coding sequence ATGACGCGAACAGCCACAGTCAACTACCACGTTCACAAGCCCTGGCGGCAAGCCTTTGAATTAGATGCAGGCGGGATTGCTGGTAATTTGATTTCGCCCGAACTGGCCAGCACGGCTGTTGCATTGACAGATGCCCGCACCACGAGCAACACAGTTACATTTGCGTCTGATGCTGTTGAGTTCGCGCTGCTGGAAACGCAGGTACAAGATTTTACCGGCGAGGTCTGGAAACCGACATACGATGCGGAACTAACGGCAATGCTCTCGAACAAGTTAGGTGCGCGCGAGGTTGTGGTTTTTGATCACACGATTCGGATGGATGACCCAGGAGCGACGCGCAAACCCGCGCGCAACGTCCACAGTGACTATAGCAAGGACGGAGCCGAACAGCGGCTTGTCGATCTTTTGGGTGCCGAGGCCGCAGCCGAGTGGGCGCGCGGTCACTATGCTTTTGTTAATGTGTGGCGCCCTGTGGATCATCCTATCAACTCAGCACCCCTGGGCTTTGTTCGCCCGTCATCAGTTGAACCGTCTGATTGGATTTTGCTGGACCTGATCTATCCCGACCGCAATGGGCAAATAATGGGGCTGGTAGGAAACCCCAGGCATGAGTGGATTTATCAGTCGAAGATGACGCCGGATGAGGTCGCGATCTTCAACATCTATGACAATCGAGGTGCTCCGTCGATCGCGCATAGTGCGCTTGATATGGTCGAAGATTCAAACGTCAACACCATTCGCAAAAGCATCGAGAGCCGCACCTTGGTGCGCTATTAA
- a CDS encoding zinc-dependent alcohol dehydrogenase family protein, translated as MKAMVLNDYGPDAPFELVEMPEPVATSGHVVVKVAATSVNTVDTMIRSMGADLPLSPNLPAVLGMDFAGTITAVGEGVTGFSIGDEVYGCAGGMMDLPGSLAEYINADARLIAHKPKTLSMREAAALPLVGITAYEGLTRAGVGEGQTVLVQGGAGGVGHVAVQVARHLGATVSATGRGADQLALIEGLGARPLDFTTQKVEDYVAEHTDGVGFDVVFDSVGGPNMTNSFEAAKLNGQVASTVAMVEIDLTPVHFKGLSLHVVFMLIPMMHDVGRQSHGDILKTLAEMADAGQLKPIVDEQRFGWTNVDAAYEHLTNGAAVGKVVVEL; from the coding sequence ATGAAAGCAATGGTTCTGAACGACTACGGACCCGATGCTCCGTTCGAGCTTGTAGAAATGCCCGAACCGGTCGCAACGTCTGGGCATGTAGTCGTCAAAGTGGCCGCGACCAGCGTCAATACCGTCGATACAATGATCCGAAGCATGGGCGCGGATCTACCTCTGTCCCCCAATTTGCCCGCGGTCCTTGGCATGGATTTTGCTGGCACAATCACAGCCGTTGGCGAAGGTGTTACAGGTTTTTCCATAGGCGATGAGGTGTATGGCTGCGCCGGTGGTATGATGGACCTCCCTGGTTCGCTAGCCGAGTACATCAATGCGGATGCCCGCCTGATTGCACACAAACCCAAGACGCTGAGCATGCGAGAAGCCGCGGCGCTGCCTCTCGTAGGCATCACCGCCTACGAAGGATTGACGCGCGCCGGTGTCGGCGAAGGGCAGACCGTTCTGGTTCAAGGCGGTGCCGGTGGCGTTGGTCATGTTGCCGTTCAAGTTGCGCGCCACCTTGGCGCAACCGTGTCGGCAACAGGTCGCGGAGCGGATCAGTTAGCCCTCATCGAGGGTCTCGGTGCGCGCCCGTTGGATTTCACAACCCAAAAGGTCGAGGACTACGTGGCCGAACACACTGATGGCGTGGGCTTCGATGTGGTGTTTGATAGCGTGGGTGGGCCTAACATGACGAACTCGTTCGAAGCGGCCAAGCTCAATGGCCAAGTCGCCTCAACCGTCGCGATGGTCGAGATTGATCTGACACCTGTGCATTTCAAAGGTCTGTCTCTGCACGTCGTCTTCATGCTGATCCCGATGATGCATGATGTCGGGCGTCAATCCCATGGTGACATCCTGAAAACTCTGGCGGAAATGGCGGACGCGGGCCAACTCAAACCAATTGTTGACGAACAGAGGTTTGGGTGGACCAATGTCGATGCAGCCTATGAGCACCTGACAAACGGAGCGGCGGTCGGAAAAGTTGTTGTAGAGCTGTGA
- a CDS encoding IS110 family transposase: MQVTTIGVDLAKNVFQVHGISATEEVVFNKPLRRTQFLPFFAKLEPCLIGMESCSSAHHWARELAALGHDVRLIPPMYVKPYVKRGKSDAIDAEAICEAVTRPTMRFVAIKTVEQQSLLSLHRARDLLVRQRTQLINNLRGLVAEFGIFIPRGFARVIGFAEDITLGEVLDLPDIANEVIHNLCEQLMALHKRIRWYEERLKQVAKEDERVRLLRTIPGVGAVTASAIIASIGDGHQFRNGREFAAWLGLTPANKSSGGKEKLGRITKMGDQYLRSLLVVGMTSLVRQTRSHPERASKWLTSLLERKPARVATVAMANKTARIVWAVLTRNEPYSPRAVV, translated from the coding sequence ATGCAAGTTACCACAATCGGCGTTGATCTCGCCAAGAACGTTTTTCAAGTTCACGGAATCTCCGCAACCGAGGAAGTTGTTTTCAACAAACCGTTGCGGCGGACGCAGTTTCTGCCGTTCTTTGCCAAGTTGGAGCCCTGCCTAATTGGCATGGAATCCTGCAGCAGTGCACACCATTGGGCGCGCGAACTCGCGGCATTGGGCCATGATGTGCGATTGATCCCGCCGATGTACGTGAAGCCATACGTCAAACGCGGGAAGTCAGACGCCATTGATGCCGAGGCGATCTGCGAGGCTGTGACCCGTCCGACCATGCGCTTTGTTGCGATCAAGACAGTCGAGCAGCAATCATTGCTGTCCCTACATCGGGCGCGTGATCTTCTGGTGCGCCAGAGAACGCAACTCATCAACAATCTGCGTGGTCTGGTTGCCGAGTTTGGTATTTTTATCCCACGAGGGTTCGCCAGGGTAATTGGGTTTGCTGAAGACATAACTCTGGGTGAGGTTCTTGACCTACCTGACATTGCCAACGAAGTGATCCACAATCTGTGCGAGCAGCTCATGGCATTGCACAAGCGGATCCGCTGGTACGAAGAGCGCCTCAAGCAGGTGGCCAAAGAAGATGAACGCGTACGCCTATTGCGTACGATCCCTGGTGTTGGCGCTGTGACGGCCTCCGCGATCATTGCCAGCATCGGTGACGGGCACCAGTTCCGCAATGGTCGAGAGTTCGCAGCCTGGCTTGGTCTGACGCCCGCGAACAAATCCAGCGGCGGCAAGGAGAAGCTGGGACGGATCACCAAGATGGGCGACCAGTATCTGCGATCGTTGTTAGTTGTCGGCATGACATCATTGGTCCGACAAACTAGGTCACACCCCGAACGCGCCAGCAAGTGGCTGACATCACTACTCGAACGCAAACCCGCCCGCGTTGCGACCGTCGCCATGGCCAACAAAACAGCCCGGATCGTCTGGGCGGTGCTCACCCGCAACGAACCTTACAGCCCACGCGCTGTAGTCTGA
- a CDS encoding LysR family transcriptional regulator: MQTRSLRTLIRVSNVGSFAKAAEQQNMTLSALSMQMKALEAELGVDLFDRTVRPPRLTPIGRSVVEASIPLLQHEDSLLKICRPTNTLVGHFRIGFVTTAAVRLLPNFLNNAKRQAPQATFSFETGLSKVLQEKVVSGQLDAALLTDAEGVPDTLADKVLREEPFAFAAHKKLLKDGLAGLLNAQPFFHFMPDTGIGKLIAGEMLKHKRPKGSETIVLDNLEAIMECVSAGLGFTLLPVPDVLRYRSDDVKSICLPQSSARKLVLATVRKGALAGSEAMLAALFSTGEAVAAGE, translated from the coding sequence ATGCAGACACGTTCTCTCAGAACCCTCATACGGGTCTCGAATGTCGGCTCCTTTGCGAAAGCGGCCGAGCAGCAAAACATGACATTGTCTGCACTTTCAATGCAGATGAAGGCGCTTGAGGCGGAGCTTGGCGTTGACCTCTTTGACCGCACCGTACGACCACCGCGACTTACGCCAATCGGCCGGAGCGTCGTCGAGGCATCGATCCCGCTCCTGCAGCACGAAGACAGCCTTCTCAAAATCTGTCGCCCGACGAACACGCTTGTCGGGCATTTCCGAATAGGATTTGTCACAACTGCTGCCGTTCGCTTGCTGCCGAACTTCCTGAACAACGCAAAACGTCAAGCACCGCAAGCGACCTTCTCATTCGAAACCGGCCTGTCCAAGGTTCTACAAGAAAAGGTTGTAAGCGGTCAGCTTGATGCCGCCCTTCTTACAGATGCAGAAGGTGTTCCTGACACGCTTGCGGACAAGGTGCTTCGAGAGGAACCCTTTGCCTTTGCAGCCCATAAGAAATTGCTGAAAGATGGCCTCGCGGGTTTATTGAATGCGCAGCCCTTCTTTCATTTTATGCCCGACACCGGGATTGGAAAACTCATTGCTGGAGAGATGCTTAAGCACAAAAGACCGAAGGGTTCCGAAACCATTGTCCTTGATAACCTTGAAGCGATTATGGAATGTGTTTCGGCAGGCCTGGGATTTACGCTTCTGCCTGTCCCCGATGTTTTGCGGTACCGGTCTGACGACGTCAAAAGTATTTGTCTCCCACAATCGTCGGCTCGGAAACTTGTTCTTGCGACCGTGCGCAAGGGCGCGCTGGCTGGAAGTGAGGCGATGCTTGCCGCGCTATTCTCGACAGGCGAGGCCGTCGCTGCGGGCGAATAA